In Cydia splendana chromosome 25, ilCydSple1.2, whole genome shotgun sequence, a single genomic region encodes these proteins:
- the LOC134802619 gene encoding zinc finger protein 883-like, translating into MPCRHSAECIDYATAAPRRMARPKQRQMHIKEELQNGHHSYSLKEAEYVKHETECENEVKEDTSCTDSGCGVSEAAMLSGLYTDHEVKDELVLGQECPYRPDVTLVVNGRVSSMLRDCCVTLERLSHVEALAKRQDTTYTDTESDTEELYAREKVQICDLCGESFCLKTDLLKHVMDHIHSPSSAEQEEFGHSFAFDGQWTQEQERALCRKHAIRDCCVLLKRLQHHEALAGNDTQYITQTDTESDTEEVHTRVDYEKPTCDLCGESFALKSDLKKHIMIHIHVPTTHHPQAGTDRESDTEEKNIDIDCENEPTCEFCGEKFALDSNLMKHVMIHMYVARTKQMYEHSEINTYECDICGKILQRKNSLKRHIKTHSTQSKSKDFKCYNIGEKSYNCETCDKRFIDRDRLKRHLIIHTDIRPYSCDVCEKRFRTGINLKKHTLIHGDIRPYLCDVCKKRFRYLSHLKRHTRIHGDIRPYLCDVCKKRFRTGTDLKKHTLIHGDIRPYLCDVCKKRFKTGTGLEIHTRRHTGEKPYICRICRKSFVSNSGLYEHIRTHTGIRPYYCETCGKRFAAKCRLKRHLLIHTDIRPYSCDVCEKRFRYATHLKVHTRIHGDIRPYLCEVCEKRFRTGTDLKIHKRLHTGEKPYTCKICGMSFASNSRMRSHIRIHTDIRPYSCVECKKRFLTAYCLKIHIQLHTREKPFSCDICNMRYLRKKELVMHKFTIHELRK; encoded by the exons AtgccgtgccgtcatagtgctgagtgcatcgactacgctacggccgCGCCGCGCCGTATGGCTCGGCCCAAGCAGAGGCAaa tgCACATAAAAGAGGAATTACAAAATGGACATCATTCATACAGTCTGAAGGAGGCAGAGTATGTTAAGCATGAGACGGAGTGTGAAAATGAAGTCAAGGAAGATACCTCATGCACCGACAGTGGGTGTGGTGTGAGCGAGGCAGCCATGCTGTCCGGCCTGTACACAGACCATGAAGTCAAAGATGAGCTTGTTCTGGGACAGGAGTGTCCATATCGACCTGACGTCACTCTAGTAGTTAATG GTCGCGTTAGCTCTATGCTACGAGATTGCTGCGTGACACTCGAACGCCTCTCACACGTCGAGGCGCTCGCCAAGCGCCAAGACACAACTTACACTGACACGGAATCTGATACTGAGGAATTATACGCTAGAGAGAAAGTACAGATATGTGATCTTTGTGGTGAAAGCTTCTGTTTAAAGACAGATTTATTGAAACACGTCATGGATCATATCCACAGCCCTTCAAGCGCGGAGCAGGAAGAGTTTGGACACAGTTTTG CATTTGATGGTCAATGGACGCAGGAGCAGGAGCGCGCCCTGTGCCGCAAACACGCTATTCGGGACTGCTGCGTGCTTCTCAAACGCCTCCAACACCACGAGGCTCTCGCCGGCAACGATACCCAATACATAACTCAAACTGACACGGAATCTGATACAGAGGAAGTACACACTAGAGTTGACTATGAGAAACCAACATGTGATCTTTGCGGAGAAAGTTTTGCACTGAAATCCGATTTGAAGAAACATATCATGATCCATATCCATGTACCTACCACACACCATCCACAAGCGGGTACTGATAGGGAATCGGATACTGAGGAGAAAAACATCGATATTGACTGTGAGAATGAACCTACATGTGAATTTTGTGGCGAGAAATTTGCTCTAGACTCAAATTTAATGAAACATGTTATGATCCATATGTACGTAGCTCGCACAAAACAAATGTATGAACATTCAGAAATTAATACTTACGAGTGTGACATTTGCGGTAAAATACTTCAGCGAAAAAATAGCTTAAAGCGTCATATTAAAACGCACTCGACTCAGTCAAAGTCTAAGGACTTTAAATGCTATAACATAGGAGAGAAATCATACAACTGCGAAACATGTGACAAGCGTTTTATAGATAGAGATCGGTTGAAAAGACATTTAATAATTCACACGGACATAAGACCATATTCGTGTGACGTATGTGAAAAACGATTTAGAACTgggattaatttaaaaaagcaTACACTGATTCATGGCGACATAAGACCATATTTGTGTGACGTATGTAAGAAACGGTTTAGATATTTGAGTCATTTAAAACGTCATACACGGATCCATGGTGACATAAGACCATATTTGTGTGACGTATGCAAAAAACGATTTAGAACTGGGactgatttaaaaaaacatacactGATTCATGGTGACATAAGACCATATTTGTGTGACGTATGTAAAAAACGGTTTAAAACTGGGACTGGTTTAGAAATTCATACACGGCGTCATACTGGCGAAAAACCATACATATGCAGGATATGTCGAAAGAGTTTCGTATCTAATAGTGGGCTGTATGAACATATACGAACTCACACCGGCATAAGACCATACTATTGCGAAACATGTGGCAAGCGTTTTGCAGCTAAATGTCGGTTGAAAAGACATTTACTAATTCACACGGACATAAGACCATATTCGTGTGACGTATGTGAAAAACGATTTAGATATGCGACTCATTTAAAAGTTCATACACGGATTCATGGTGACATAAGACCATATTTGTGTGAGGTATGTGAGAAACGATTTAGAACTGGGACTgatttaaaaattcataaacGGCTTCATACTGGCGAAAAACCATACACATGCAAGATATGTGGAATGAGTTTCGCATCTAATAGTAGGATGCGTTCACATATACGAATTCACACCGACATAAGACCATATTCGTGTGTCGAATGTAAAAAACGATTTTTAACTGCCTATTGTTTAAAAATTCATATACAGCTACATACTAGGGAAAAGCCGTTTTCCTGTGACATATGTAACATGCGGTATCTGCGAAAAAAAGAATTAGTGATGCACAAATTCACCATTCATGAACTTCGTAAATAA